From Lycorma delicatula isolate Av1 chromosome 13, ASM4794821v1, whole genome shotgun sequence, a single genomic window includes:
- the LOC142334113 gene encoding uncharacterized protein LOC142334113 isoform X1 produces MVYIKFVLIILLSVVYYNEAEDKFSTNKDDWKTYFLTKKKDITDIIYTQDLYHTRRSCYLCLLNEINRQLELIKILYYGKSETVENIKADMEYVKNNYEGFVLSCEKGMPTDITLTFFEIYSTAHYKASLQNHYGFLVYSCIKTFSSKITTYIQFEKIRQRYEDHYLSYMIFQTQPEVNKLNKNCLICIRDFVEYEIGRWIEIEAKLPPRYEGDITSKVEYWAVLTDIYTNYQRYTKKVQTWITTCLSNSTNDVTKEFESGPSFQKEKPLISHGKSERMEECIYYYIAKVKYSNLLASTGKTVTAGDQDEFKPTDLIKLMNDL; encoded by the exons ATGGTTTacattaaatttgtgttaataatattactttctgtCGTTTACTATAATGAag ctGAAGACAAATTTTCTACCAATAAAGACGATTGGAAGacctattttttaaccaaaaaaaaagatattactgaCATAATTTACACACAGGATTTATATCACACACGGAGAAGCTGTTATCTTTGTCTACTCAATGAAATAAATAGAcagttagaattaattaaaattttatattatggaaaatcagaaactgttgaaaatattaaagCTGACATGGAATACGTTAAGAATAATTACGAAGGTTTTGTATTATCATGTGAAAAAGGCATGCCGACTGATATTACactaacattttttgaaatttattctacaGCACATTACAAAGCATCATTACAAAACCATTACGGGTTCCTTGTTTATTCAtgcataaaaacattttctagtaAAATAA ccacatatatacaatttgaaaaaataagacaACGTTATGAAGATCATTATCTTAGTTACATGATTTTTCAAACTCAACctgaagtaaataaattgaataaaaattgtttgatttgtattcgagattttgtagagtatgaaataGGAAGGTGGATAGAAATTGAGGCAAAACTACCTCCTAGGTATGAGGGTGACATTACATCAAAAGTAGAGTATTGGGCCGTATTGAcagatatatatacaaattatcaaAGGTATACTAAAAAAGTGCAGACATGGATCACAACATGTTTGAGTAATTCAACAAACGATGTTACGAAAGAATTTGAATCAGGACCttcatttcaaaaagaaaaaccattaatatcacacggaaaaagtgaaagaatggaggaatgtatatattattatattgctaaag taaagtacagtaatttattaGCTTCTACAGGGAAAACAGTAACGGCTGGTGATCAAGATGAATTTAAGCCAACTGACCTCATTAAgctaatgaatgatttataa
- the LOC142334113 gene encoding uncharacterized protein LOC142334113 isoform X2 encodes MEYVKNNYEGFVLSCEKGMPTDITLTFFEIYSTAHYKASLQNHYGFLVYSCIKTFSSKITTYIQFEKIRQRYEDHYLSYMIFQTQPEVNKLNKNCLICIRDFVEYEIGRWIEIEAKLPPRYEGDITSKVEYWAVLTDIYTNYQRYTKKVQTWITTCLSNSTNDVTKEFESGPSFQKEKPLISHGKSERMEECIYYYIAKVKYSNLLASTGKTVTAGDQDEFKPTDLIKLMNDL; translated from the exons ATGGAATACGTTAAGAATAATTACGAAGGTTTTGTATTATCATGTGAAAAAGGCATGCCGACTGATATTACactaacattttttgaaatttattctacaGCACATTACAAAGCATCATTACAAAACCATTACGGGTTCCTTGTTTATTCAtgcataaaaacattttctagtaAAATAA ccacatatatacaatttgaaaaaataagacaACGTTATGAAGATCATTATCTTAGTTACATGATTTTTCAAACTCAACctgaagtaaataaattgaataaaaattgtttgatttgtattcgagattttgtagagtatgaaataGGAAGGTGGATAGAAATTGAGGCAAAACTACCTCCTAGGTATGAGGGTGACATTACATCAAAAGTAGAGTATTGGGCCGTATTGAcagatatatatacaaattatcaaAGGTATACTAAAAAAGTGCAGACATGGATCACAACATGTTTGAGTAATTCAACAAACGATGTTACGAAAGAATTTGAATCAGGACCttcatttcaaaaagaaaaaccattaatatcacacggaaaaagtgaaagaatggaggaatgtatatattattatattgctaaag taaagtacagtaatttattaGCTTCTACAGGGAAAACAGTAACGGCTGGTGATCAAGATGAATTTAAGCCAACTGACCTCATTAAgctaatgaatgatttataa
- the LOC142333911 gene encoding uncharacterized protein LOC142333911 isoform X1, whose protein sequence is MFHIKLVSIILLCVVYYNEAIVLSPIDKAQWKLYFLYVKQHITDLLNRSHLYHTQISCYLCIDAEINKKLELINILSNDQREKVKKFKSDMKFFKERFEDWHNLCDKGMPTNTRKTFYEIYTTTHYKASLQPNKPFDVEECMSLFSRA, encoded by the exons ATGTTTCACATTAAATTGGTgtcaataatattactttgtgTCGTTTACTATAATGAag CTATAGTCCTATCTCCTATCGATAAAGCCCAGtggaagttatattttttatatgtaaaacaacATATAACTGACTTATTAAACAGGTCGCATTTATATCATACACAGATAAGCTGTTATCTTTGTATAGAtgctgaaataaacaaaaaattagaattaattaatattttatcaaatgatcAGAgagaaaaagttaagaaatttaaatctgacatgaaattttttaaggaGAGATTCGAAGATTGGCACAATTTATGTGATAAAGGCATGCCGACTAATACCAGAAAGACATTTTATGAGATTTATACTACAACACATTACAAAGCATCACTTCAACCAAATAAACCATTCGATGTTGAAGAATGCATGAGTTTATTTAGTAGAGCATAA
- the LOC142333911 gene encoding uncharacterized protein LOC142333911 isoform X2 yields the protein MKERFEDWHNLCDKGMPTNTRKTFYEIYTTTHYKASLQPNKPFDVEECMSLFSRA from the exons ATGAag gaGAGATTCGAAGATTGGCACAATTTATGTGATAAAGGCATGCCGACTAATACCAGAAAGACATTTTATGAGATTTATACTACAACACATTACAAAGCATCACTTCAACCAAATAAACCATTCGATGTTGAAGAATGCATGAGTTTATTTAGTAGAGCATAA